In Candidatus Binatia bacterium, the genomic window ACGTCAATCAGTACGACGACACTGCCGTGCCGTTCCAGTAGCCTTCCTCCCCGTTGCGCCACGCCGCTCTCCTCCCCTCTCTTCACCCGTAGGCTCACCACAGTTGGCACGTCCGCCACGCAACGCAAGGTGGGCGTGGTCCACCCGCAAACGGCATGATCCGTGGGAGTCCAGGCGACCATCCCCACGTCTCCCAAAGCCAGCGCTCCTCTTCGGCAAGTTGCCGCAAGGTAAGGTGACGCGAGCGCCCGCGATCGAAGGCTGTGGTCACCAAGGGGACAACTGGCCAGCGGAGACCCGACAGGGTCGGCGGAGCCAGAGCCATTACGAGGGGCCCTTCGAGATGCACGTTTCCGCCCTGAACCACCAAGGGCACAACACCGCTTTCGGTGCTTCTGCGGCGGTCGCCCCTCGCCCGCGGTACGATCACAACTTGGGCCTGCCTTGGGGTTTCCTCGTCACACGAAGGCGGCGGCTGCTGTTGGGACGCCGCCCACGCGGCGCCGACAACGACTTCCGCCCGATCCCGGTATGACTCCGGGATCTCCTCCCGAACATTGGTGAAGTGCCGAACCCCAGAAGCATCTCTCCACGCGTAAATCTCGGCATCGGCAACGGCACTCCAGAGAGCACTGACCAGCGCCAGAGCGGCAACCAACATCGGTGGTCGCATTGTAAGGGCAATCGCTTTCTGAGTGCAAGAGAGCTCTTTCGGTCGCACCGCTTCCCGCCCTCCCTCGGCTCCATGGTCATGGCCTGCCGTAGACGCAAGCACCCCAACGCTCTGC contains:
- a CDS encoding DUF4124 domain-containing protein, which gives rise to MLVAALALVSALWSAVADAEIYAWRDASGVRHFTNVREEIPESYRDRAEVVVGAAWAASQQQPPPSCDEETPRQAQVVIVPRARGDRRRSTESGVVPLVVQGGNVHLEGPLVMALAPPTLSGLRWPVVPLVTTAFDRGRSRHLTLRQLAEEERWLWETWGWSPGLPRIMPFAGGPRPPCVAWRTCQLW